Proteins from a genomic interval of Streptomyces fodineus:
- a CDS encoding TOMM precursor leader peptide-binding protein, with protein MTSGGRRVGFRRHMRVEVVPGEAAYLLSPQGVSALHGDRVQLLAPLLDGTRTLEEVLRGAGSALPALEAGRLLAELGRADLVAYREAAADAPPEALAYWDLAGLDGDAAATAVATTPVQVIGVGGVDAEQVRAACSDSGLVPAAEGRAAGLSLVVCDDYLDPELADLDAWHRERGRPWLLARPDGAQPWVGPVFTPGSGPCWHCLAHRLRAHRAAELPVQRALESDRPLKRPVAELAAGRALGRHTAALEAAKWLAGARHDGQRSLCVLDTLTLRSTHHPVRARPQCPACGDPGLVAARARRPIPLAPRPKATGTGGNHRSLSPERMLERYRHLVSPITGVVSGITRDERLPEGLNCYLSGRNLALSGTTLDQLRGHLRSSSGGKGTTALEAQVGALCEAVERYSGTRQGDEYVLRDTLTGIGPQALHPNDCQLFAERQFTGREEWNARHSAFHRVPAPFRADRPVEWTPVRSLTTGGERWLPTSLLYFTPAGSRDAAEGPWADSNGNAAGSSLEDAVVQGFLELVERDAVALWWYNRTRQPAVCLDAFDDPWVAGLRESCGRLRRELWVLDLTADFGIPVMAAVSRRTDKPAEDIALGFGAHFDPRLALRRALTEMCQLLPVVARADPDGGGYGTSEPDLLDWWTRRTVADQPYLVPDPGESPRTPGSWAYVPSEDLLQDVRTATALTERHGMDLLVLDQTRPDLGLPVVKVIVPGLRHFWARFGPGRLFDVPVELGRRDRPIRYENLNPVLLFY; from the coding sequence ATGACCAGCGGGGGACGCAGGGTCGGGTTCAGGCGCCACATGCGGGTCGAGGTGGTGCCGGGGGAGGCCGCCTACCTGCTCTCCCCGCAGGGGGTGTCAGCGCTGCACGGAGACCGGGTGCAGCTGCTGGCCCCCCTGCTCGACGGCACCCGGACCCTGGAGGAGGTGCTGCGCGGCGCCGGATCCGCCCTCCCGGCCCTGGAGGCCGGCCGGCTGCTGGCCGAGCTGGGCCGGGCCGACCTGGTGGCCTACCGGGAGGCCGCGGCCGACGCCCCGCCCGAGGCGCTGGCGTACTGGGACCTGGCGGGACTGGACGGCGACGCCGCGGCGACCGCGGTGGCGACCACCCCCGTCCAGGTCATCGGGGTCGGCGGGGTGGACGCCGAGCAGGTGCGGGCCGCCTGCTCGGACTCGGGTCTCGTCCCGGCCGCCGAGGGCCGGGCGGCGGGCCTGTCCCTGGTCGTCTGCGACGACTACCTGGACCCGGAACTCGCCGACCTCGACGCCTGGCACCGGGAGCGGGGGCGCCCCTGGCTGCTCGCCCGCCCGGACGGCGCACAGCCGTGGGTCGGGCCGGTGTTCACCCCGGGCTCGGGGCCCTGCTGGCACTGCCTCGCGCACCGGCTGCGCGCCCATCGGGCGGCCGAACTGCCCGTGCAGCGCGCCCTGGAGAGCGACCGCCCGCTCAAGCGTCCGGTGGCGGAACTGGCCGCCGGGCGCGCCCTCGGCCGGCACACCGCCGCGCTGGAGGCGGCCAAGTGGCTGGCCGGCGCCCGGCACGACGGCCAGCGTTCGCTGTGCGTCCTGGACACGCTGACCCTGCGCAGCACACACCATCCCGTGCGCGCCCGGCCGCAGTGCCCCGCCTGCGGCGACCCGGGGCTGGTCGCGGCGCGGGCCAGGCGGCCGATCCCGCTCGCGCCCCGGCCGAAGGCCACCGGAACCGGCGGCAACCACCGCTCCCTGAGCCCTGAGCGGATGCTGGAGCGCTACCGGCACCTGGTGAGTCCGATCACCGGGGTGGTGAGCGGCATCACCCGGGACGAGCGGCTGCCGGAGGGCCTCAACTGCTATCTCTCCGGCCGGAATCTGGCCCTGTCCGGAACCACCCTTGACCAGCTGCGGGGCCATCTGCGCAGTTCCAGCGGCGGCAAGGGCACCACCGCGCTGGAGGCCCAGGTCGGCGCGCTCTGCGAGGCGGTGGAACGTTACTCCGGCACCCGCCAGGGCGACGAGTACGTACTGCGGGACACCCTGACCGGGATCGGCCCGCAGGCCCTGCACCCCAACGACTGCCAGCTCTTCGCCGAACGGCAGTTCACCGGCCGTGAGGAGTGGAACGCGCGGCACTCGGCGTTCCACCGGGTGCCGGCCCCCTTCCGGGCGGACCGCCCGGTGGAGTGGACGCCGGTGCGCTCGCTCACCACGGGCGGTGAGCGCTGGCTGCCGACCTCGCTGCTCTACTTCACTCCGGCCGGCAGCCGGGACGCGGCCGAGGGCCCGTGGGCGGACTCCAACGGCAACGCGGCCGGGAGCAGCCTGGAGGACGCCGTCGTCCAGGGCTTCCTGGAACTGGTGGAGCGGGACGCCGTCGCCCTGTGGTGGTACAACCGCACCCGCCAGCCGGCCGTCTGCCTGGACGCGTTCGACGATCCCTGGGTGGCCGGGCTGCGCGAGTCCTGCGGCCGGCTGCGCCGCGAGCTGTGGGTGCTGGACCTGACCGCCGACTTCGGCATCCCGGTGATGGCGGCCGTCTCACGCCGTACCGACAAGCCCGCCGAGGACATCGCCCTGGGCTTCGGCGCGCACTTCGACCCGCGGCTGGCGCTGCGCCGGGCACTGACCGAGATGTGCCAGCTGCTCCCAGTCGTGGCGCGGGCCGACCCGGACGGCGGCGGATACGGCACCAGCGAACCGGATTTGCTCGACTGGTGGACCCGCCGCACCGTGGCCGACCAGCCCTACCTGGTGCCGGATCCCGGCGAGTCGCCGCGCACGCCCGGCAGTTGGGCCTACGTCCCGAGCGAGGACCTGCTCCAGGACGTACGGACGGCAACGGCGCTGACCGAGCGGCACGGTATGGACCTGCTCGTGCTCGACCAGACCCGGCCGGATCTCGGCCTTCCGGTCGTGAAGGTGATCGTGCCCGGTCT
- a CDS encoding AfsR/SARP family transcriptional regulator, with amino-acid sequence MDIKVLGPLEAGEGSVSCVPSAAKPRQILALLALQADHVVPVPTLMEEIWGESIPRSAATTLQTYILQLRRRISQALADDAGRDAKQVLVTQHGGYSLRVRPGQVDAHQFERTAAAGRAAFNAEDYATASRLLGEALALWNGPALVDVRVGSVLELEVLRLTENRTVCLERRFDADLRLGRHSELVPELYSMTMRHPMHENFCAQLMIALHQSGASWRALHAYQRLRRTLVDELGMEPSPRLQRLQQAVLSGEPVLDAGLSA; translated from the coding sequence ATGGACATCAAGGTCCTCGGCCCGTTGGAGGCAGGAGAGGGGAGCGTCTCCTGCGTTCCGAGTGCGGCCAAGCCCCGGCAGATCCTGGCCCTGCTCGCGCTGCAGGCCGATCACGTCGTGCCGGTCCCCACGCTCATGGAGGAGATCTGGGGCGAGTCCATCCCGCGCAGCGCCGCGACCACGCTGCAGACGTACATCCTGCAGCTCAGGCGGCGGATCTCGCAGGCGCTGGCGGACGACGCCGGCCGGGACGCCAAGCAGGTTCTGGTCACCCAGCACGGCGGATATTCGCTCCGGGTGCGCCCCGGCCAGGTGGACGCCCACCAGTTCGAGCGGACGGCGGCGGCCGGCCGGGCGGCCTTCAACGCCGAGGACTACGCCACGGCGTCCCGGCTGCTGGGCGAGGCGCTGGCGCTGTGGAACGGGCCCGCGCTGGTGGACGTGCGGGTGGGCAGCGTGCTCGAACTGGAGGTGCTGCGGCTGACCGAGAACCGTACGGTCTGCCTGGAGCGCCGGTTCGACGCCGACCTGCGGCTCGGCCGCCACTCCGAACTCGTCCCCGAGCTCTACAGCATGACGATGCGTCACCCGATGCACGAGAACTTCTGCGCCCAGCTGATGATCGCCCTGCACCAGTCCGGGGCCTCCTGGCGGGCCCTGCACGCCTACCAGCGGCTGCGCCGGACCCTGGTCGACGAGCTCGGCATGGAGCCCTCGCCCCGGCTGCAGCGGCTGCAGCAGGCGGTGCTCTCCGGGGAACCGGTGCTCGACGCCGGACTGTCGGCATAG
- a CDS encoding acyl-CoA carboxylase subunit beta — protein MTILDDTTTVAAPLGAVPVPPRDLRNSTAELRRLKGEVVLGPDPEATDRQHAKGKLTARERLELLFDPGTFTELEPLRRHRATGFGLEDRRPHGDGVLTGWGLVHGRTVFAYAHDFRVFAGSLGEAHAAKVHRVMDLAEAAGAPLVSLNDGAGARIQEGVTALAGYGGIFRRNVAASGVIPQISVMLGPCAGGAAYSPALTDFVFMVRGTSQMFITGPDVVRAVTGEAISHDGLGGADAHAALSGVAGFVHDDEASCLADVRYLLSLLPSNNRELPPAQAPADPPDRRCEALTDLVPAEPGQAYDIRAVIEEIVDDGEFLEVHESWARNVVCALARLDGQVVGVVANQPSVLAGVLDIHASEKAARFVSTCDAFSIPLVTLVDVPGFLPGVGQEHDGIIRHGAKLLHAYCNASVPRISVVLRKAYGGAYIVMDSRSIGADLCFAWPTNEIAVMGAEGAANVVFRREIARSDDPEGTRARLVEQYRTELMHPYYAAERGLVDDVIDPADTRAVLVRSLAMLRGKKTDLPERKHGITPL, from the coding sequence ATGACGATCCTCGACGACACCACGACGGTCGCCGCACCGCTCGGCGCCGTCCCCGTACCGCCGCGTGACCTGCGCAACTCCACCGCCGAGCTGCGCCGCCTCAAGGGCGAGGTCGTCCTCGGCCCGGACCCCGAGGCCACCGACCGGCAGCATGCCAAGGGCAAGCTGACGGCGCGCGAGCGGCTGGAACTCCTCTTCGACCCAGGCACGTTCACCGAACTGGAACCGCTCCGCCGGCACCGGGCGACCGGCTTCGGCCTGGAGGACCGCCGGCCGCACGGCGACGGGGTGCTGACCGGCTGGGGCCTGGTGCACGGCCGTACCGTCTTCGCCTACGCCCACGACTTCCGGGTGTTCGCCGGCAGCCTGGGCGAGGCGCACGCCGCCAAGGTGCACCGCGTGATGGACCTCGCGGAGGCCGCGGGCGCTCCCCTGGTGTCCCTCAACGACGGTGCCGGAGCGCGCATCCAGGAGGGTGTCACCGCGCTGGCCGGCTACGGCGGGATCTTCCGCCGCAACGTCGCCGCCTCCGGGGTGATCCCGCAGATCAGCGTGATGCTCGGGCCCTGCGCCGGCGGGGCCGCGTACTCGCCCGCACTGACCGACTTCGTGTTCATGGTGCGCGGCACCTCGCAGATGTTCATCACCGGGCCGGACGTGGTGCGCGCCGTCACCGGTGAGGCCATCAGCCACGACGGGCTCGGCGGGGCCGACGCCCACGCCGCCCTCTCCGGCGTGGCGGGCTTCGTCCACGACGACGAGGCGTCCTGCCTGGCCGACGTGCGCTACCTGCTGTCGCTGCTGCCGTCCAACAACCGCGAGCTGCCGCCCGCGCAGGCCCCGGCCGACCCGCCGGACCGGCGCTGCGAGGCACTCACCGACCTGGTGCCCGCCGAGCCCGGACAGGCCTACGACATCCGGGCGGTGATCGAGGAGATCGTCGACGACGGCGAGTTCCTGGAGGTGCACGAGTCCTGGGCGCGCAACGTGGTCTGCGCGCTGGCCCGGCTGGACGGCCAGGTGGTCGGCGTGGTCGCCAACCAGCCCTCGGTACTGGCCGGGGTGCTGGACATCCACGCCTCCGAGAAGGCAGCCCGGTTCGTCTCCACCTGCGACGCGTTCAGCATCCCGCTGGTCACCCTCGTCGACGTGCCCGGCTTCCTGCCCGGGGTGGGCCAGGAGCACGACGGCATCATCCGGCACGGGGCCAAGCTGCTCCACGCGTACTGCAACGCCAGCGTGCCGCGTATCTCGGTGGTCCTGCGCAAGGCGTACGGCGGCGCGTACATCGTCATGGACTCCCGCTCCATCGGGGCCGACCTGTGCTTCGCCTGGCCGACCAACGAGATCGCGGTGATGGGCGCGGAGGGAGCGGCGAACGTCGTCTTCCGCCGGGAGATCGCCCGCTCCGACGACCCCGAGGGCACCCGGGCACGGCTGGTCGAGCAGTACCGCACCGAGCTGATGCACCCCTACTACGCGGCCGAGCGCGGCCTCGTCGACGACGTCATCGACCCGGCGGACACCCGGGCGGTGCTGGTCCGCTCGCTCGCGATGCTGCGCGGCAAGAAGACCGACCTGCCCGAGCGCAAACACGGGATCACCCCGCTGTGA
- a CDS encoding acyl carrier protein, with product MTTTDTEVTLARLTTMLRESVGEEEGVDLDGDVIDTPFLELGYDSLALLQVIGEIEREYGVTIPDDAVVDAETPRALLDLINTSRGATAGGEGGR from the coding sequence ATGACGACCACCGACACCGAGGTCACCCTGGCCCGGCTCACCACCATGCTGCGGGAGAGCGTCGGAGAGGAGGAGGGCGTCGACCTGGACGGCGACGTCATCGACACGCCGTTCCTCGAACTCGGCTACGACTCGCTGGCCCTGCTGCAGGTCATCGGCGAGATCGAGCGGGAGTACGGCGTGACCATACCCGACGATGCCGTCGTCGACGCCGAGACCCCGCGCGCGCTGCTCGACCTGATCAACACCAGCCGCGGTGCCACGGCCGGTGGCGAGGGGGGCCGGTGA
- a CDS encoding beta-ketoacyl-[acyl-carrier-protein] synthase family protein, with protein MSRRAVITGIGVRAPGGSGTKEFWDLLTAGRTATRLIDFFDPAPFRSQVAATVDFDPATEGLTARQVRRMDRATQFAVACAREAVADSGLELGALDPFRLGVVLGSAVASATSLENEYVVLSDSGREWVVDPAYASPHMFDYLTPGAMAAEVAWDAGAQGPVTLISDGCTSGLDSVGLAAQLIREGSADVMVTGASDTPVTPIVVACFDAIKATTPRNDDPEHASRPFDASRNGFVLAEGAAMFVLEEYETARARGARIYAEVTGYATRCNAYHMTGLRKDGREMAEAIRVALDESRIDPTAVDYINAHGSGTKQNDRHETAAFKRSLGEHAYRIPVSSIKSMVGHSLGAIGSIEIAACALAIEHDVVPPTANLHQSDPECDLDYVPLTARDHRVDTALTVGSGFGGFQSAMVLRRPEGATT; from the coding sequence GTGAGCCGTCGCGCCGTCATCACCGGCATCGGCGTGCGCGCGCCCGGCGGCAGCGGGACCAAGGAGTTCTGGGACCTGCTGACCGCCGGCCGCACGGCGACCCGGCTGATCGACTTCTTCGACCCCGCGCCGTTCCGTTCCCAGGTCGCCGCGACCGTCGACTTCGACCCGGCCACCGAGGGACTGACCGCCCGCCAGGTGCGGCGGATGGACCGCGCCACCCAGTTCGCGGTGGCCTGCGCCCGGGAGGCGGTGGCGGACAGCGGGCTGGAACTCGGCGCGCTGGACCCGTTCCGCCTCGGCGTGGTGCTGGGCAGCGCCGTCGCCTCCGCGACCAGCCTGGAGAACGAGTACGTGGTGCTGTCCGACAGCGGCCGGGAGTGGGTGGTGGACCCCGCGTACGCCTCGCCGCACATGTTCGACTACCTCACCCCGGGGGCCATGGCCGCCGAGGTCGCCTGGGACGCGGGCGCCCAGGGGCCGGTCACGCTGATCTCCGACGGCTGCACCTCCGGTCTCGACTCGGTGGGGCTGGCCGCCCAGCTCATCCGGGAGGGCAGCGCCGACGTCATGGTGACCGGGGCGTCGGACACCCCGGTCACCCCGATCGTCGTCGCCTGTTTCGACGCCATCAAGGCCACCACCCCCCGCAACGACGACCCGGAGCACGCCTCCCGCCCGTTCGACGCCTCCCGCAACGGCTTCGTGCTGGCGGAGGGCGCCGCGATGTTCGTCCTGGAGGAGTACGAGACCGCCCGCGCCCGCGGCGCCCGGATCTACGCCGAGGTCACGGGCTACGCGACGCGCTGCAACGCCTACCACATGACCGGCCTGCGCAAGGACGGCCGGGAGATGGCCGAGGCGATCCGGGTGGCGCTGGACGAGTCCCGGATCGACCCCACCGCGGTGGACTACATCAACGCCCACGGCTCCGGCACCAAACAGAACGACCGGCACGAGACCGCCGCGTTCAAGCGCAGCCTGGGCGAGCACGCCTACCGGATCCCGGTGAGCTCCATCAAGTCGATGGTGGGTCACTCGCTGGGCGCCATCGGGTCGATCGAGATCGCCGCCTGCGCGCTGGCCATCGAGCACGACGTGGTGCCGCCCACCGCCAACCTCCACCAGTCCGACCCCGAGTGCGACCTGGACTACGTGCCGCTGACCGCACGCGACCACCGGGTGGACACCGCGCTGACCGTGGGCAGCGGATTCGGCGGCTTCCAGAGCGCCATGGTGCTCCGCCGCCCGGAAGGAGCGACGACGTGA
- a CDS encoding ketosynthase chain-length factor, with protein MSSTLITGIGVAAPGGLGAEEYWQAALAGRGAIAEVTAFSTEGCLTGLAGQIADFEAKEHLPSTLRTQTDRSTQLALVAAGWALQDAALQPGQLADYGMGVVTSNALGGFDFTHREFRKLWRQGPQYVSVYESFAWFYAVNTGQISIRHGMRGPSAALVAEQAGGLDALGHARRTVRRGTGLVVSGGIDSALDPWGFVAQQVPGRTSTATDPARAYLPFDRAARGSVPGEGGALLVLEDEAVARKRGVGRVHGELAGYAATFDPAPGSGGEPGLRRAAELALADAGVGPEQVDAVFADGAGVPELDRVEAEAIGRLFGARAVPVTAPKSRTGRLYSGGGPLDVATALLAIRDGVLPPTTGTTEVPEEYGLDVVRGDARELPVRTALVLARGHRGFNSAVVVRGFAL; from the coding sequence GTGAGCAGCACACTGATCACCGGGATCGGCGTCGCCGCGCCGGGCGGGCTCGGCGCCGAGGAGTACTGGCAGGCCGCCCTGGCCGGCCGCGGCGCGATCGCCGAGGTCACCGCCTTCTCGACCGAGGGGTGCCTGACCGGCCTGGCCGGGCAGATCGCGGACTTCGAGGCCAAGGAGCACCTGCCCAGCACCCTGCGGACGCAGACCGACCGGTCGACCCAGCTCGCCCTGGTCGCCGCGGGCTGGGCGCTGCAGGACGCCGCCCTACAGCCCGGGCAGCTCGCCGACTACGGCATGGGCGTGGTCACCTCCAACGCCCTCGGCGGTTTCGACTTCACCCACCGCGAGTTCCGCAAGCTGTGGCGCCAGGGGCCGCAGTACGTCAGCGTCTACGAGTCCTTCGCCTGGTTCTACGCGGTGAACACCGGCCAGATCTCGATCCGGCACGGCATGCGCGGACCGAGCGCCGCGCTCGTCGCCGAGCAGGCCGGCGGCCTGGACGCGCTCGGGCACGCCCGCCGCACCGTGCGGCGCGGCACCGGGCTGGTGGTCAGCGGGGGCATCGACTCCGCACTCGACCCGTGGGGTTTCGTCGCCCAGCAGGTCCCCGGGCGGACCAGTACGGCCACCGATCCGGCGCGCGCCTACCTCCCGTTCGACCGGGCGGCGCGCGGCAGCGTCCCCGGCGAGGGCGGCGCGCTGCTCGTCCTGGAGGACGAGGCGGTCGCCCGCAAGCGCGGCGTCGGCCGCGTCCACGGCGAACTGGCCGGGTACGCGGCCACGTTCGACCCGGCCCCGGGCAGCGGCGGCGAGCCCGGTCTGCGCCGCGCGGCCGAACTGGCCCTGGCGGACGCCGGTGTCGGCCCGGAGCAGGTGGACGCGGTCTTCGCCGACGGCGCCGGCGTGCCGGAGCTGGACCGGGTGGAGGCGGAGGCGATCGGCCGTCTCTTCGGAGCCCGCGCGGTGCCGGTGACGGCGCCCAAGTCACGTACCGGACGGCTCTACTCCGGGGGCGGCCCGCTGGACGTGGCGACCGCGCTGCTGGCCATCCGGGACGGCGTCCTGCCGCCCACCACCGGCACCACCGAGGTGCCCGAGGAGTACGGCCTGGACGTGGTGCGCGGCGACGCGCGCGAGCTGCCGGTGCGCACCGCCCTGGTGCTGGCCCGCGGCCACCGCGGCTTCAACTCCGCCGTGGTCGTCCGGGGGTTCGCGCTCTGA